A section of the Coleofasciculus chthonoplastes PCC 7420 genome encodes:
- a CDS encoding shikimate kinase yields the protein MNDLLKGINVYLIGMMGVGKTTVGQRLAKELGYRFVDTDVLIEQVAGQTINQIFADRGEDEFRQLEAQVLSEVSAYTNLTVATGGGIVLKQMNWSYLHQGLIVWLDAPVDLLIQRLQDDTTRPLLQTTDPTAALQNLLDKRRLMYAEADLHIPISVSDTPEFITSQIMAAIPSVLK from the coding sequence ATGAACGATTTATTAAAAGGCATCAATGTCTACCTGATTGGCATGATGGGTGTCGGTAAAACCACCGTAGGACAACGATTGGCAAAAGAACTAGGCTATCGTTTTGTAGACACAGATGTCCTAATTGAACAAGTAGCAGGACAAACCATTAACCAGATTTTTGCTGACAGGGGGGAGGACGAATTTCGCCAGTTAGAAGCTCAAGTCTTGTCAGAAGTATCCGCTTACACTAACTTGACTGTTGCCACAGGTGGTGGCATTGTACTCAAACAGATGAATTGGAGTTATCTGCACCAAGGTTTAATTGTCTGGTTAGATGCACCTGTAGACCTATTAATACAGCGTCTGCAAGATGATACTACACGCCCATTATTACAAACAACTGATCCAACAGCAGCACTGCAAAATTTACTTGATAAACGGCGTCTTATGTATGCAGAAGCCGATCTTCACATTCCAATTAGTGTCAGTGATACACCGGAATTCATTACATCACAGATAATGGCAGCAATTCCTTCAGTTCTTAAATAA
- a CDS encoding AI-2E family transporter, giving the protein MRIGSLLGLFLFILSVYILWKIKTVILLGFAAVVFATTLNRLVRFLLRFRLKRAFAIIISVGFCLGLLSGFFVLVVPPFIDQVQQLIDLVPIGLQQIPEWANWVRNLVPDGLLDDIGGLNVFTQNLRSWVTKLFGNFFDIFYSSIGLVLNMLLVVVVTIMLLANPEPYRRGFILLFPAFYRRRIQEILDECEDTLGGWAVGILFNMTVIAILSGLGLWILQVQLPLANGLLAGIFTFIPNLGPTLSVIPPVALALLDSPWKALAVVILYIVIQQIESNILTPLVMQKQVSLLPAVTLLSQMAFAIFFGIFGLFLALPIVVVAQVCLKEVLVKDILNKWE; this is encoded by the coding sequence GTGCGTATAGGTTCATTGCTGGGATTATTTTTATTTATCCTCTCAGTTTACATCTTGTGGAAAATCAAAACGGTTATTTTACTCGGCTTTGCTGCCGTAGTTTTTGCCACTACACTTAACCGTCTGGTGAGATTTCTGCTCCGCTTTCGGCTCAAACGCGCTTTCGCTATTATTATATCTGTGGGCTTTTGTCTAGGATTACTAAGTGGTTTTTTTGTCCTGGTTGTTCCCCCCTTTATTGATCAAGTTCAGCAATTGATCGATTTAGTTCCAATTGGATTACAACAAATTCCTGAATGGGCAAACTGGGTAAGAAATTTGGTTCCCGATGGACTTTTAGATGATATTGGCGGTTTGAATGTTTTTACTCAAAATCTGCGCTCATGGGTAACAAAACTCTTTGGCAACTTTTTTGATATATTCTACAGCTCAATTGGTCTAGTCTTGAATATGTTGCTAGTTGTGGTTGTCACCATTATGTTACTCGCCAATCCTGAACCATACCGCCGGGGTTTTATCCTCCTCTTTCCTGCCTTTTATCGCCGCCGAATTCAGGAGATTCTGGATGAATGTGAAGATACTCTGGGAGGTTGGGCAGTCGGTATTCTCTTTAACATGACGGTAATTGCTATATTGAGTGGGCTTGGGTTATGGATTTTGCAGGTACAATTGCCACTGGCGAATGGTTTGTTAGCGGGTATATTCACGTTTATCCCCAATTTGGGTCCGACTTTAAGTGTAATTCCGCCCGTGGCATTGGCTTTACTGGATTCGCCTTGGAAAGCTCTAGCGGTGGTGATTTTGTATATAGTAATTCAGCAAATTGAAAGTAATATTTTAACTCCGCTGGTTATGCAAAAACAGGTGTCTTTGCTGCCAGCGGTTACGTTATTATCTCAGATGGCTTTTGCTATATTTTTTGGTATCTTTGGTTTGTTTCTGGCGCTTCCTATTGTTGTCGTGGCTCAGGTTTGCTTAAAAGAAGTTTTGGTCAAGGATATCCTAAACAAATGGGAATAG
- a CDS encoding Crp/Fnr family transcriptional regulator gives MPSLNSNLIRINQLLTALADQEYQRLVPHLEEVSVPLGQILYQPGEPILHIYFPNRAMVSLVTLLANGSTTEVGMVGKEGMVGIPVFLGDRMAINQAVVQLEGTAMKMDASILKREFDRGGRLQQLLLFYTQTLLNQVSQTAACNRQHRLEQRLARWLLSAQDSISGSELRLTQEFLGNMLGTRRATVTVAAGKLQEAGAIRHHRGKITILNRELLETIACECYSVVKHECDRLLYPKQGDR, from the coding sequence ATGCCCTCATTAAATAGCAATTTGATCAGGATTAATCAACTGCTGACGGCTCTAGCCGATCAGGAATACCAACGCCTTGTTCCTCACCTCGAAGAAGTCTCTGTGCCATTAGGACAAATTCTTTATCAACCTGGAGAACCGATTCTCCATATCTATTTTCCGAATCGGGCGATGGTTTCTTTAGTCACCCTCTTAGCAAATGGTTCGACAACAGAAGTGGGCATGGTAGGGAAAGAGGGGATGGTGGGGATTCCTGTATTTCTGGGGGATAGGATGGCAATTAACCAAGCCGTTGTGCAACTTGAAGGCACAGCGATGAAAATGGATGCCTCGATTCTGAAACGCGAGTTTGATCGAGGGGGTAGATTGCAACAATTGCTCCTTTTCTACACCCAAACCCTATTAAATCAGGTAAGTCAAACGGCGGCTTGCAATCGCCAACATCGGCTAGAACAACGGCTGGCTCGTTGGTTACTCTCGGCTCAGGATAGTATTTCTGGCTCTGAGTTGCGACTCACTCAAGAATTTCTGGGCAATATGCTGGGAACCCGTCGTGCTACGGTGACAGTCGCGGCGGGCAAGCTTCAGGAGGCAGGTGCAATTCGCCATCACCGAGGAAAGATTACCATTCTCAATCGGGAACTGTTGGAAACTATAGCGTGTGAATGTTACAGCGTCGTCAAACACGAGTGCGATCGCTTACTTTATCCGAAACAGGGCGATCGGTGA
- a CDS encoding response regulator encodes MNHNFKNRRILVVDHNADSRELLSIIFEQEEANVLTVTGAREALEVFEDFQPDILLCELLLPEEDGYWLIRQIRGLETKPGYHVTAIAVTVAATEQNRQLALTAGFDSHIAKPLKVDDLLAIAAILEQGKFCPQLAQ; translated from the coding sequence ATGAACCATAATTTCAAAAATCGGCGGATTCTAGTTGTAGATCACAATGCCGATTCCAGAGAATTACTCAGCATCATTTTTGAGCAAGAAGAAGCCAATGTTCTGACTGTTACTGGCGCGAGGGAAGCTTTAGAGGTATTTGAGGATTTTCAACCGGATATTCTACTCTGCGAGCTACTTCTGCCGGAAGAAGATGGCTATTGGCTGATCCGTCAAATCAGAGGCTTAGAGACAAAACCAGGGTATCATGTCACCGCGATCGCGGTGACGGTAGCAGCGACTGAGCAAAATCGCCAACTCGCCCTAACCGCAGGGTTTGACAGCCATATCGCCAAACCGCTCAAGGTTGATGATTTATTAGCGATCGCGGCTATCCTTGAGCAGGGTAAATTTTGTCCCCAATTGGCACAATAA
- a CDS encoding B12-binding domain-containing radical SAM protein, whose protein sequence is MKALLVYPLFPKTFWSYEKILELVDRKVLLPPLGLVTVAAILPQTWEFKLVDRNIRAVTEAEWEWADIVILSAMIVQKGDLLAQIREAKRRGKRVACGGPFPTSVPDGVQQAGTDYLILDEGEITLPLFVEAIQRGDETGIFRSNGQKPDVTTTPIPRFDLLELDAYDSMSVQFSRGCPFQCEFCDIIVLYGRKPRTKTPAQLLAELDYLYELGWRRGVFMVDDNFIGNKRNVKLLLKELKVWQEAHQYPFRFNTEASVDLAQDPELMQLMVECYFDAVFLGIETPDEDSLQLTKKFQNTRSSLAESVDIITEAGLRVIAGFIVGFDGEKSGAGSRIVRFAEQTGIPTTTFAMLQALPNTALWHRLDKEGRLRGKDGNINQTTLMNFIPTRPLEEIAREYVEAFWQLYEPEQYLDRVYRYFLKLGEPKCQPPFKLPSWVDLKAVAIVCWRQGLKRKTRWKFWHHLFSMIRRNPAVWEHYLIVCAHNEHFMEYRHIVRNQIEEQLAEFLAREEKLKASTENRKTQVTV, encoded by the coding sequence ATGAAAGCATTGCTCGTCTATCCCCTCTTTCCCAAGACATTCTGGTCTTATGAAAAAATATTAGAATTAGTCGATCGCAAAGTTTTGCTGCCTCCTTTAGGGTTGGTCACTGTTGCGGCTATTTTACCACAGACGTGGGAATTTAAACTGGTGGATCGCAATATCCGAGCCGTCACCGAAGCGGAATGGGAATGGGCGGATATTGTGATTCTTTCAGCGATGATTGTCCAAAAAGGGGATTTACTGGCACAAATCCGGGAAGCCAAACGGCGAGGGAAACGGGTGGCTTGTGGGGGTCCTTTCCCCACCTCTGTTCCCGATGGGGTGCAGCAGGCGGGGACTGATTATCTGATTTTAGACGAAGGCGAAATTACATTACCCCTGTTTGTCGAGGCGATTCAACGGGGAGATGAGACAGGCATATTCCGTTCCAATGGGCAAAAACCGGATGTGACAACCACGCCAATTCCTCGGTTTGATTTATTGGAATTGGACGCTTATGATTCAATGTCGGTGCAATTCTCGCGCGGTTGTCCGTTTCAATGTGAATTTTGCGATATTATTGTCCTCTATGGACGCAAGCCCCGGACGAAAACACCCGCTCAGTTATTGGCAGAATTAGACTATCTCTATGAACTGGGATGGCGGCGGGGTGTGTTTATGGTTGATGATAATTTCATTGGCAATAAGCGGAATGTCAAGTTATTGCTCAAAGAATTAAAAGTTTGGCAAGAAGCACACCAGTATCCTTTCCGATTTAATACCGAAGCCTCGGTTGACTTGGCGCAAGACCCCGAACTGATGCAATTAATGGTCGAGTGCTATTTTGATGCCGTGTTTCTGGGCATTGAAACCCCCGATGAGGATAGTTTACAGTTGACCAAAAAATTCCAAAATACCCGCAGTTCGTTGGCTGAATCCGTGGATATTATTACTGAGGCAGGATTGCGGGTGATTGCTGGTTTTATTGTCGGTTTTGATGGGGAAAAATCGGGTGCGGGTTCGCGGATTGTCCGGTTTGCTGAACAGACAGGAATTCCGACTACAACCTTTGCCATGTTGCAAGCGTTACCAAATACAGCATTGTGGCATCGGTTAGATAAGGAGGGGCGACTCCGGGGCAAAGATGGCAATATTAACCAGACTACGTTAATGAATTTTATCCCCACTCGCCCTTTAGAAGAAATTGCCCGGGAATATGTCGAGGCGTTTTGGCAATTATATGAGCCGGAGCAATATTTAGATCGGGTGTATCGGTATTTCCTGAAACTCGGAGAACCCAAGTGTCAACCCCCATTTAAATTGCCGAGTTGGGTAGATTTAAAGGCAGTGGCAATTGTGTGTTGGCGACAGGGGCTGAAACGGAAAACACGCTGGAAGTTTTGGCATCATTTATTTAGTATGATTCGGCGAAATCCAGCGGTTTGGGAGCATTATTTAATTGTTTGCGCTCACAACGAGCATTTTATGGAATATCGTCATATTGTCCGGAATCAAATTGAGGAACAGTTGGCGGAGTTTTTGGCACGGGAGGAGAAGTTAAAAGCCTCTACAGAGAATCGGAAAACTCAGGTGACTGTATAA
- a CDS encoding cobalamin-binding protein yields MPTSDLKIVSLLPSATEIVAALGLTDAIVGRSHECDYPPDIQNRPICTEAQLNAEKPSAQIDRDVRRLVKDALSIYQIKTDILEQLQPTHIVTQDQCDVCAVNFPEVEKAVAELTHSQPKVISLQPNQLSEVWADIERVATTLGVDAQPLLKQLQSRVDTIQQMTQNLSLANQPTVAAIEWTDPLMASGNWIPELVDMAGGHHLFAALGKHSPYLEWDALLKTDPQVMIIMPCGFDLERTRQETQQLTQRPEWSELQAVRNKRVYITDGNAYFNRPGPRLVDSLEILAEILHPESFNFGYRGKAWEIF; encoded by the coding sequence ATGCCAACATCCGACCTAAAAATAGTCTCCCTACTCCCTAGCGCTACCGAGATTGTCGCCGCTTTAGGCTTAACCGATGCAATTGTCGGGCGATCGCACGAATGCGACTATCCTCCCGACATCCAAAACCGCCCCATTTGTACCGAAGCGCAACTAAATGCCGAAAAACCCAGCGCCCAAATTGACCGAGATGTGCGTCGCTTAGTCAAGGACGCCCTGAGCATCTACCAAATTAAAACCGATATCCTGGAACAGTTACAACCCACCCACATTGTTACTCAAGATCAATGTGATGTCTGTGCGGTCAATTTTCCAGAAGTCGAGAAAGCGGTTGCTGAACTCACCCACAGTCAGCCGAAAGTAATTTCCTTGCAGCCGAATCAATTAAGCGAGGTATGGGCAGATATTGAACGAGTAGCGACTACATTAGGCGTAGACGCGCAACCCTTGCTGAAGCAACTCCAATCTCGTGTGGACACCATTCAGCAAATGACACAGAACCTCTCCCTCGCCAATCAACCCACAGTCGCCGCGATCGAATGGACTGATCCGTTAATGGCGAGTGGGAATTGGATTCCCGAATTAGTCGATATGGCTGGAGGTCATCACTTATTTGCCGCCTTGGGTAAGCATTCGCCGTACTTAGAATGGGATGCACTACTGAAAACTGACCCCCAGGTTATGATTATTATGCCCTGTGGTTTTGATTTAGAGCGAACCCGTCAGGAAACCCAGCAGTTAACTCAGCGTCCAGAATGGTCAGAGTTACAGGCGGTACGGAATAAGAGAGTCTATATTACCGATGGCAATGCTTATTTCAATCGTCCCGGACCCCGATTAGTGGATTCGTTAGAAATTTTGGCAGAAATCCTGCATCCAGAATCATTTAATTTTGGGTATCGCGGAAAGGCTTGGGAAATTTTTTAG